The DNA region TTAAGAAAAAATTAGATATTTTTGGTATTAGCCTGCTCAGCGTCATCACAGCTGTCGGAGGAGGAATTATCCGTGATACCATAGCTAATCGCATCCCTACTGCTTTGACCGATCCTGCTGCCATCTATTTGTCCATTGGAGTAGCCATTATCATGTATATCATCGTCATCAACCTAAAACAGGATAAGCCCTTAGATAAGCGAAGGCTTCACCTTCTATCTCAGATCAATCTTATCTTCGATGCTATCGGCCTTGCCATTTTCGCACTCATTGGAGCTAGCACCGGAGTTGCACTTCAGCTAAATGCAATGACTAGTGGTATCCTTGCCGTCCTAACTGGAGTTGGCGGTGGTATTGCTCGAGACCTACTCGTCAACGAAACACCAATCGTTCTCAAAGAAGATGTCTATGCAGTTCTCACTCTCTTTTCAGGAATTCTCTATCACCTGTGTGTTGTGAATTGGCATTTACCACAAATTCCAACCTTTATCAGTATCTTTATGATCGCCTTGATCATTCGTCTCCTGGTAATAAAATACAAGGTTAACCTCCCAAATATGGAAAGCAAACGAAAAGGTGGAACACAGTTCTAGATTCAGGCTGAAGAACAGTTCCTTTCAGCTAGGAGTTTCATTCTTTTTGCAAACAATAAATACTTTACAAACCAATAATCGGGAGTCGTCCTCGTTTTTGATTCCCAACTACAATAAAGCAAAATTAAGAAAGTCGAATGTTTCCATCCGACTTTTTTTCATTTTAATCTTTCTGTTCAAGAGCGCGCAACATTTGATCGATTTTGTTACCATACTCAATTGATTGATCTTTTTCAAAGACCAAATCAGGAATTTTATAGAGGGTCAATTTGCGCCCCAATTCACGTTTAATTGTTCCAGTTGCTTTTTCCAGACCAGTTTGTGCTTTTTGATTGTCTGAAGCCAAGCTGCTCATAATCGTGTAGTAGACCTTGGCCATCGACAAATCACCAACCATCTGTACATCTGTAATCGTCACACCTTGCACACGGGGATCACGAACTTTTTTTTGCAAAATCTCATTGACTTCACGCTTAATTTCCATACCCACACGATCTGTACGAAAATGATTTGCCATAGGAACTCCTTTCTAAATTCAAGATGCAAGGACATCAAGGAGAGTAAGGAAAAATAAGAAAACTAACAAAGGCTCTGTAACAGCAAGCTTCCATATTTTTTACCAACATCTCAGCTTATCTTTCTGTTTGAACTAGATGCAGGAAAAGGAGGCCCCTTCCTGTACTTGGTGACAAAATATCGGTTTTCTATTTTCTCTGCCTACCTTAGATCTTTGTATCTTATTTCTTAATTTCTTCCATGATATACGCTTCAATCGTATCATCAATCTTCAAGTCATTGTAATTCTCAATCATGAGACCACCCTCTTGGGCATTTCCAACTTCTTTCACATCATCCTTATAATGTTTCAAGCTAGCCAGTTTTCCATCAAAGAGTACTACACTATCACGGATAACACGAACATTGGAGTCTCGGGTAACCTTACCACGTACGACCATAAAACCACCGATTGTACCGACTTTAGACACTTTGAAGATTTCACGAATAATCGCTTCACCGATAATCTTTTCTTCGTATTCCGGATCAAGCATCCCTTTCATGGCATCCTCCATCTCCTCAATCACCTTGTAGATAATACTGTGGAGACGTACCTCAACGTCATCGGCTTCAGCTTGCTGACGAGCTTCTGGAGTAGGACGAACGTTGAAACCAATAACAAGAGCATTTGATGCTTCAGCTAGAGTGATATCCGATTCATTGATTGCACCTACAGCAGAGTGCACAATATTGACACGGACACCTTCTACCTCAATCTTTTGAAGGGAAGATGCAAGAGCTTCAACTGAACCTTGGACGTCTGCTTTTATAATCACATTAACAGATTTAACTTCACCAGCTTTAAGAGTATCAAAGAGGTTCTCAAGACTAACACGTTGAGTTGCTTGGCGTTGTTTAAGAAGAGCACGTTTAGCACGTTCTTCACCAGCCGCACGAGCAGATTTCTCATCCTCGTAAACCGCAAAATGGTCTCCGGCCATCGGTGTTTCGTTCAAACCAGTGATAGATACCGGAGTAGAGGGACCAGCCACTTTGACACGACGACCGAGGTCATTCGTCATAGCACGGACACGACCAAAGGTATTACCAACAACGATTGGATCTTGAACATTTAGAGTACCTTGTTGAACAAGGAGAGTCGCAACCGCACCTTTCCCCTTATCCAGATGCGCTTCAATAACTGTACCGATAGCACGAACAGTTGGATCTGCTTTGAGTTCCTGGATCTCAGCTACAAGAAGAACTGTCTCCAAAAGCTCATCAATATTTTGGTTGAATTTAGCTGAGATTTCTACAAACTCAGATTCACCGCCCCAAGCCGTAGAGATAACTCCATGCTCAGCCAACTCACCGATAACGCGCTCTGGATTGGCACCTGGTTTATCAATTTTGTTGATTGCAACAATAATTGGAACATTGGCTGCTTTTGAATGGTTGATCGCTTCAATCGTTTGAGGCATAACACCATCATCTGCGGCAACAACAAGAATGGTCAAGTCGGTAACAGACGCACCACGTGCACGCATGGAAGTGAAGGCCGCATGTCCAGGGGTATCCAAGAAAGTAATCTTCTTGCCAGCTTCCTCAATCTGGTAGGCACCGATATGCTGCGTGATTCCCCCAGCTTCTCCTGTTGCAACACGAGAATTACGAAGAGTGTCCAAGAGGGTTGTTTTCCCATGGTCAACGTGTCCCATGATGGTCACAACCGGTGGACGTTCTGTCATTTCCTCTTCATTGAGGTATCCCTCTTCTACGAAGAAACGCTCAATATCTGCATTGTCTACTTCCACTTTTTCCTTAGCTTCAATACCATAATCCACCATAAGCAGTTCAATAGTATCTCCATCGAGAGACTGATTTTGTGTCGCCATAACCCCCATAAGGAAGAGTTTTTTCACAATTTCTGCTGGTTCTCGCTTAATCCGTTTTGCAATCTCAGCAACGGTCATACCAGCTGTGTATTCAAACTCTGTTGGCAACTCATGGAACTTGCGTTCTGTGACAGGCTTAGCAGGCTGGTTGTTCCTGCCTTTTTTATTTTTCTTATTGTTATTCCAGTTACTTGTTCTTTGATTTCTCACTTGATTTTGACTATTTCGATTTCTTTGTTGTTTTCTTGGACCATCTTCTTCGTCACTATTAAAGTCACGTTTCTTATCAGGTCGAGCTTGTTTCTTACGACGTGTATCTACAGCAGTTTCTGCTACTTGCTCCGGTACCGATGTGGCAATAGTAGGCTTAACAAATGGCTTAGTTTCTACAACCGGTTCTTCAAACTTGATTTCCTTTGGCTTCTTAGGCTGTTTTTTTGCCTCCTGAGCCTGACGGAAACGCTCCTCACTAGTACGAGCATACTCAGCATTTTGCTCTGCCTTCAAAGCAGCCGCACGTGCCTTGAAGTCAATCTTCGGCATTGCAGCTCTAACTTCTTCTTGACGACCAAAACTACCGTTTTTGCCAGAGCGACTATCTTGACGACGATTATCACGGCCATCACGACGATCGCTAAAGCGATTATTCTTTCGCTCTTCTGAGCGCCGATCGCGACGTTCATTTCGCTCATGATTTGGGTGGCCTTGACCACTTTGGCGGTTATCCCGGCGCTCCTGGCCAACTTTAGCCTGACCTTGTCTCTGATTTCGCTTAGCTGCCTGCTCTTTAGCACGCGCTTCACGTTCAGCTTTAAAATTGCGACTCTGTGGACGATGCGGTGCCGGTTGATCTACAGTTGCCTTTACTTCCTCTTTAACTGTTGGTTGTGGCTCAACTACTTTTTCAACCTTAGCTGTCTCTGCTTTCGGACTTTCTACAGACCGCTCAACTTTACCACTTACTTCCACAGACTTCGTTGTCCTTGATGAAAAACTTTCAGCAAGACGCTTGGCACTTGCAGCATCCACACTTGAAGCATGGCTTTTTACATCAAACCCTAATTCCTGAGCCTTCGCAACAACTTCCTTACTGCTTACGCCCAATTCACGGGCAATTTCATTCAATCTCTTCTTAGACAATATCTTGTCCTCCTGTTCTATTACATAATAGACCTCATCTTCTTTGTAAATCCAGCGTCTGTCACCGCAAGGACTTTTCTGGCCTTACCGACAGCTGCACTCAATTCCAGCGTTGAAAACACTGTTACAACTTCTACTTGATAGGTATAACTTTTATCTGTCACTTTTTTGCTTAAATTTACTGCGGCATCATTGGCCAAGAAAACCAATTTTGCCTGTCCTTTTTGAATGGCCTCAACAACCAATTCTTCACCTGAAATCAGGCGACCAGCTCTTTGAGCCAAACCTATTAAATTTAAGATTTTCTGTTTCTTATTCGAGTCCAAGTTCTCTCCTCTTGACCTTATGTTCAACATAGGCAATCAGTTCATCATAGAACTCTTCCGCCACTTCCATGCTAAATGAACGATTAAAGACATGTCGTTTTTTAGCCTGAGCTGCCTCATCATTATCAAGCTTGATATAAGCTCCACGACCATTGGCCTTGCCCGTTGGGTCGATGAAAACTTGACCTTCTTTATTCTTTACAATGCGGAGCAAATCCCGTTTGTCGATGATTTCACCGGACACCACAGACTTGCGCAAGGGTATTTTTCTAGCTTTTGCCATGGTCGCTCCTTTTGCTTTATTCTTGTTCTTCAGCAGCTTCTTCTACAACTTCTTCTGTCGCATACTGGGCCGCCTCAAATGCCTCGTATTCTGAAGCAGACTTAATATCAATCCGGAAACCAGTCAAGTGTGCAGCCAAGCGAACATTCTGACCACGACGACCAATTGCCAAGGATAATTTATCATCTGGTACAACAACCGTCGCATGCTTGCCATCTTCTGTATCAAACAATACTTGATCCACCTCAGCTGGCGCAAGAGCATTGTAGATGAATTCTGCTTCATCTGCCACCCACTCGATGACATCAATATTTTCCTCTGTCGGAATCATACGATCGCTCTTAGCGTCATAGCGAGCTGGATGAAATTTATTGGTAATCTTCTTAATGTTTGATCCGCCACGCCCAACGATTGTACCGATGGCATCAACGTTGGGGTTATGGCTACGCACAGCTACCTTTGTGCGGTCACCTGCTTCACGCGCCACACTCATGATCTCAACAGTTCCATCGTACACTTCAGGAATTTCCTGTTCCATGAGACGCTTAATCATTTCAGGATGGCTGCGGCTTACAAAAACGTTAACTCCGCGACCATTGTCTTCCACTTTGTAAACATACACATCAATCCGATCATGAGATTGAAAAACCTCACCTGGAATCTGATCTTGTTTTGATAACTGGGCTTCAATCGTACCAAGATTAACATAGATGAAACGATTGTCAAAACGTTCCACTGTTCCAGACATGATTTCATTTTCATGCTGCTTGTAGGTATTGAAGGTTATAGCACGTTTTTGTTTGCGCATTTTTTCCATAATGGTTTGCTTCGCTGACTGAGCAGCAACGCGACCAAATTCGGCTGGATCTTCTGGGAATTTAATTTTGTCGCCCATTTCATACGCTGACGAAATAGCCAAGGCATCTTTTAGGCTGATTTCTAAACGGCTGTCGAACACCTCGTCTACCACTTCACGCACTGTAAACACATGAAAATCACCCTTTTTCTCGTCAAATTCAATCACTGCTGACTCTGCTTGACCATAGCGACGCTTGTAGGCTGAACGAAGAGACTCTGTCACAGCTTCGATGATGTCTGCTTTGTTAATCCCCATGTCTTCCTCTAAAATACGGAAGGCTTCTAGCATTTCTTTACTCATGATACTTTCCTTTTGCTTCCAAAAGGTCCTTTCTTAAAATCTTATATCTGCTCTATTAGACACTGACTGTCAAAGACTACTACACTTTCACGGCCAAACGAGCCTTAGCCACTGTTTGGTAAGGAATAGCAACTTCCTTCTTACGAGTTCTATCCATGTATTCCATAAGCAGAACATTTCCATCAAAGGACAGGAGGGTTCCTTCAAAAACCTTGACCTTATCAATAGCTTGATAAAGTTTGACATGGATGTACTTCCCAACCGCCTGTTCAAGAGCAACCACCGTTTTCAAAGGACGCTCCAATCCTGGACTGGTTACCTCCAACATGTACTGCTCTGGGAATGGATCTGGTTTTATAGTATCCAAAATAGGACTGATCATTTCTGACAAATCTGCCGTGTCTTGGAGAGAAATTCCTCCTTCTTTATCTACAAAAATGGATAAGACATAATCACCACCCATTTTGCCATATTCCACATCAACCAATTCATAAGGTGCCTGAATAGCAGGAATAATCGCTTCTGTGACTAAATCAATAATAGATGACATAAACACCTCCTCATTCTATCATCTTGTTAAACAAGGTAATCCATCAATACTTCAACAAATATAATGATTGCTGCTCCCAGATAGTTAGAACTAACCTACAAATCATCTTATTTGACCTGTATCCCCATACGGAAATAATCACCTCAACAGAATAAAATCAATGTATAGGGAAAGGGTTGACTTAACGCCAACCCCCTTTTCTCATTATTACTTTTTTTATTCTAGCATATTTAGTTTTGTTTGTAAAGGAAAACGATGTAAAAGCCTACTAAAAGCAACTCACTCCCTAATAAGCGCACACCAACATTCAAAATTTATCAAAGCAAATCAACAAGATTTTCAAAGAATACAACGCAAAAAGGAGCCTATCAAAGCCCCTTGCCATCATCACTAGAACTGTGCTTCTACTCGATAGATAACCTGACCCTTGTTTGAGAACTTCTCCTCATACTCCGTCATAACATTACCTTCCAAACCATCCGCATGCAAGTCTAACCAAACTTGTTTCAAAATCATGCCGTACTGAGAAAAACTGGCCAAGCTATACTCAAAGAGACCACGGTTGTCTGTCTTAAAGTGAATTTCTCCATGTTCAGGCAATATTTCTTTATAGGTATCCAAGAAAGACTTGTAGGTCAAACGGCGCTTCTCATGGCGCTTTTTGGGCCACGGATCTGAAAAATTCAAATATAGCTGATCAATTTCGGCTGGTGCAAAATAATTGGTCAAGCTCGAACCATCCACTTGAAGTAGCTTGATATTGGGTAAGCCAGCCTCAAGAACACGATCCAAAGCATAGCTCAAAACAGTCATCTGAATATCAATCCCAATATAGTTGATATTGGGATTTTGAGCTGCCATACCTGTCACAAAACGTCCCTTACCAGA from Streptococcus ruminantium includes:
- a CDS encoding trimeric intracellular cation channel family protein, with amino-acid sequence MEFDLFLMICNYIGTIAFAVSGAVKGIKKKLDIFGISLLSVITAVGGGIIRDTIANRIPTALTDPAAIYLSIGVAIIMYIIVINLKQDKPLDKRRLHLLSQINLIFDAIGLAIFALIGASTGVALQLNAMTSGILAVLTGVGGGIARDLLVNETPIVLKEDVYAVLTLFSGILYHLCVVNWHLPQIPTFISIFMIALIIRLLVIKYKVNLPNMESKRKGGTQF
- the rbfA gene encoding 30S ribosome-binding factor RbfA, with product MANHFRTDRVGMEIKREVNEILQKKVRDPRVQGVTITDVQMVGDLSMAKVYYTIMSSLASDNQKAQTGLEKATGTIKRELGRKLTLYKIPDLVFEKDQSIEYGNKIDQMLRALEQKD
- a CDS encoding YlxQ-related RNA-binding protein, which translates into the protein MLNIRSRGENLDSNKKQKILNLIGLAQRAGRLISGEELVVEAIQKGQAKLVFLANDAAVNLSKKVTDKSYTYQVEVVTVFSTLELSAAVGKARKVLAVTDAGFTKKMRSIM
- the rnpM gene encoding RNase P modulator RnpM, yielding MAKARKIPLRKSVVSGEIIDKRDLLRIVKNKEGQVFIDPTGKANGRGAYIKLDNDEAAQAKKRHVFNRSFSMEVAEEFYDELIAYVEHKVKRRELGLE
- the nusA gene encoding transcription termination factor NusA, encoding MSKEMLEAFRILEEDMGINKADIIEAVTESLRSAYKRRYGQAESAVIEFDEKKGDFHVFTVREVVDEVFDSRLEISLKDALAISSAYEMGDKIKFPEDPAEFGRVAAQSAKQTIMEKMRKQKRAITFNTYKQHENEIMSGTVERFDNRFIYVNLGTIEAQLSKQDQIPGEVFQSHDRIDVYVYKVEDNGRGVNVFVSRSHPEMIKRLMEQEIPEVYDGTVEIMSVAREAGDRTKVAVRSHNPNVDAIGTIVGRGGSNIKKITNKFHPARYDAKSDRMIPTEENIDVIEWVADEAEFIYNALAPAEVDQVLFDTEDGKHATVVVPDDKLSLAIGRRGQNVRLAAHLTGFRIDIKSASEYEAFEAAQYATEEVVEEAAEEQE
- the rimP gene encoding ribosome maturation factor RimP, giving the protein MSSIIDLVTEAIIPAIQAPYELVDVEYGKMGGDYVLSIFVDKEGGISLQDTADLSEMISPILDTIKPDPFPEQYMLEVTSPGLERPLKTVVALEQAVGKYIHVKLYQAIDKVKVFEGTLLSFDGNVLLMEYMDRTRKKEVAIPYQTVAKARLAVKV
- the trmB gene encoding tRNA (guanosine(46)-N7)-methyltransferase TrmB → MRVRNRKGASELLASNPQYVISNPEECKGRWAEIFGNTNPIHIEVGSGKGRFVTGMAAQNPNINYIGIDIQMTVLSYALDRVLEAGLPNIKLLQVDGSSLTNYFAPAEIDQLYLNFSDPWPKKRHEKRRLTYKSFLDTYKEILPEHGEIHFKTDNRGLFEYSLASFSQYGMILKQVWLDLHADGLEGNVMTEYEEKFSNKGQVIYRVEAQF